One region of Triticum aestivum cultivar Chinese Spring chromosome 6B, IWGSC CS RefSeq v2.1, whole genome shotgun sequence genomic DNA includes:
- the LOC123134556 gene encoding probable carboxylesterase 15 gives MPVAVTASGDTNVVEDLYGILRVLSDGTVVRSPDPPEFCPITFPCDHPSVQWKEAVYDKGKNLRVRMYKPSGGGEQAGRKLPVLVHFHGGGFCLGSCTWGNFHSFCLRLAAEAGAVVLSAGYRLAPEHRLPAALDDAAGFLEWLCKQSVSTDAEDGWLTEAADFGRVFVTGDSAGGTLAHHLAVSAGSATPKHGDDVDSVMIKGYILLMPFFGGVDRTRSEAVEFPLAEVPFLNLTVLDRFWRLSLPEGASRDHPIANPFGADSPGLGSVEFPPVLVVSSGTDLLHDRTVDYAERLAGMGKPVKVVDFPNDPHGFFTQDPWSETTGELIRLVSVFVVDSCVAVAAPKTA, from the coding sequence ATGCCGGTCGCTGTGACTGCCTCCGGCGACACAAACGTCGTGGAGGACCTCTACGGCATCCTCCGTGTACTCAGCGACGGCACCGTTGTCCGGTCACCGGACCCGCCGGAGTTTTGCCCCATCACCTTCCCCTGCGACCACCCTTCCGTGCAGTGGAAGGAGGCCGTCTACGATAAGGGCAAGAACCTCCGCGTCCGCATGTACAAGCCGTCGGGCGGTGGTGAGCAGGCCGGCCGGAAGCTGCCGGTGCTCGTCCACTTCCATGGCGGGGGCTTCTGTCTCGGCTCCTGCACGTGGGGAAACTTCCACAGCTTCTGTCTCCGCCTCGCCGCGGAGGCCGGCGCCGTCGTGCTCTCCGCCGGGTACCGCCTCGCTCCAGAGCACCGCCTCCCCGCGGCCCTCGACGATGCGGCCGGCTTCTTAGAATGGCTCTGCAAACAGTCCGTGAGCACCGACGCCGAGGACGGGTGGCTCACCGAGGCGGCCGACTTTGGCCGCGTGTTCGTCACCGGTGACTCGGCGGGCGGGACCTTAGCGCACCACCTCGCCGTTAGCGCCGGGTCGGCCACGCCCAAACACGGCGATGACGTCGACTCTGTCATGATCAAAGGTTACATCCTGCTAATGCCGTTCTTCGGCGGCGTGGACCGGACGCGGTCGGAGGCGGTGGAGTTCCCGTTGGCGGAAGTGCCGTTCCTCAACCTGACCGTGCTGGACCGATTCTGGCGGCTCTCGCTGCCGGAGGGCGCCAGCAGGGACCACCCGATCGCGAACCCGTTCGGGGCGGACAGCCCTGGGCTGGGCTCGGTGGAGTTCCCGCCGGTCCTCGTCGTTTCCAGCGGCACCGACTTGCTGCACGACCGCACCGTCGACTACGCGGAGCGGCTGGCCGGGATGGGGAAGCCGGTGAAGGTTGTGGATTTCCCCAACGACCCACACGGGTTCTTCACGCAGGACCCGTGGTCCGAGACCACCGGCGAGCTGATCCGGCTCGTCAGCGTGTTCGTTGTCGACAGCTGCGTCGCCGTCGCGGCGCCAAAGACCGCTTGA